In Thermoflexus sp., the following proteins share a genomic window:
- a CDS encoding ATP-binding protein, translated as MERHVLAYRAPLYGRRTGQWKLAPLDFWAAQAFFPHLEPADRVRAFAVLGGVPAYLIHFRKVEDLLSGIEQNILTPGTFLYEEPRFLLLEELRDPHRHFAILEAVAGGKTRPSEIAQAAGISPSSLSFYLDTLQALDLVERVVPATVEKPHKYKRAIYRLKDNFFRFWFRFVYPNRSILERGDVAYVRRHVQRFLDEFTALVFEEISRQYILRLHRTGRRMWMPERVGAWWDGKEEIDVVAINFREGRILLGECKWSTHPVGMNTLQSLVARASRLPLEKWQDAAYVLFSRAGFTDEVRRYAKATGNVILVGLEEMVRG; from the coding sequence ATGGAGCGACACGTGCTGGCCTACCGTGCCCCCCTCTATGGGAGGCGCACGGGCCAGTGGAAGCTGGCCCCGCTGGACTTCTGGGCGGCCCAGGCGTTCTTCCCCCACCTCGAGCCTGCAGACAGGGTGCGCGCCTTCGCCGTCCTGGGAGGCGTTCCCGCCTATCTGATCCATTTCCGGAAGGTGGAGGATTTGCTGTCGGGCATCGAACAGAACATCCTCACGCCGGGAACTTTCCTTTACGAGGAGCCCCGCTTTCTGCTCCTGGAGGAGCTGCGTGACCCGCACCGGCATTTCGCCATCCTGGAGGCTGTCGCCGGCGGAAAGACGCGGCCCAGCGAGATCGCTCAGGCTGCGGGGATCAGCCCATCCTCGCTCAGCTTTTACCTGGATACCCTGCAGGCGCTGGACCTGGTCGAGCGGGTGGTGCCTGCAACGGTGGAGAAACCACATAAGTATAAGCGGGCCATCTATCGGCTCAAAGACAACTTCTTTCGTTTCTGGTTCCGGTTCGTCTACCCCAATCGCTCCATTTTGGAAAGGGGGGATGTGGCCTACGTGCGCCGGCATGTGCAGCGTTTCCTCGACGAGTTCACGGCCCTCGTCTTCGAGGAAATCTCCCGGCAATACATCCTGCGGCTCCACCGGACGGGACGCCGGATGTGGATGCCAGAGCGGGTGGGGGCATGGTGGGATGGGAAGGAAGAAATCGATGTGGTGGCCATCAACTTCCGTGAGGGGCGCATCTTGCTGGGGGAGTGCAAATGGTCGACCCACCCCGTGGGAATGAATACGCTCCAGAGCCTCGTAGCCAGGGCCAGCAGGCTCCCTCTGGAAAAGTGGCAGGATGCGGCCTATGTGCTGTTCTCCCGGGCAGGCTTTACGGATGAGGTGCGTCGATACGCCAAGGCGACCGGGAATGTGATCCTGGTGGGGCTGGAGGAGATGGTGCGCGGATAA
- a CDS encoding cobalamin-binding protein codes for MRRILGFALILMVLAGCAGAPSPTPTATPLPTRTPSPTALPTATPTPAPFLSVTDDFGRTVVLPARPQRIVTLAPSATEMIFAVGAGDRLVGRDELSDYPPEAKNVPSIGGTYPSINTEAIVALRPDLILAPGVISPEQVKALESLGLVVFHQRTPKDIEEIFQQIQMVGRLTGNTEQAEKTIADLRARLTAIEEKIRQARTRPKVFYELDATDPGKPWTAGPGSFIDRLIARAGGQNIGASLSSEWGQISLEELIRQDPDLMILGTANYGETPEKVRQRPGWNRLRAVREGRIYPINADLISRPGPRIVDGLEALARIIHPELFPQPAGEGPVRIALRLPALVR; via the coding sequence ATGCGACGGATCCTGGGATTCGCTCTGATCCTGATGGTCCTGGCCGGCTGCGCGGGGGCTCCTTCCCCCACGCCCACAGCGACGCCGCTTCCGACGCGGACGCCCTCGCCCACCGCCCTTCCCACAGCCACTCCCACGCCCGCGCCTTTCCTGAGCGTTACGGATGACTTCGGAAGGACGGTGGTGCTGCCAGCCCGCCCGCAACGGATCGTCACCCTCGCGCCCTCGGCCACGGAGATGATCTTCGCCGTGGGAGCCGGCGATCGCCTCGTGGGGCGGGATGAGCTCTCGGATTACCCGCCGGAGGCGAAGAACGTCCCCAGCATCGGCGGCACCTACCCCTCGATCAACACGGAGGCGATCGTCGCCCTGCGCCCCGATCTGATCCTGGCTCCCGGCGTCATCAGCCCGGAGCAGGTGAAGGCGCTGGAGAGCCTGGGGCTGGTGGTGTTCCACCAGCGCACGCCCAAGGACATCGAGGAGATCTTCCAGCAGATCCAGATGGTGGGGCGACTGACCGGGAACACGGAGCAGGCGGAAAAGACCATCGCGGACCTGCGGGCCCGCCTAACAGCTATTGAGGAAAAAATCCGCCAGGCCCGCACCCGCCCCAAGGTCTTCTACGAACTCGATGCCACCGATCCGGGCAAGCCGTGGACAGCCGGGCCCGGCTCCTTCATCGACCGATTGATCGCCCGGGCCGGCGGGCAGAACATCGGGGCAAGCCTCTCCAGCGAGTGGGGGCAGATCAGCCTGGAGGAACTGATCCGACAGGATCCGGACCTCATGATCCTGGGCACCGCCAATTACGGCGAGACACCGGAGAAAGTCCGCCAGCGCCCGGGATGGAACCGCCTGCGGGCGGTGCGGGAAGGGCGGATCTATCCCATCAACGCGGATCTGATCTCCCGACCCGGTCCGCGGATCGTCGACGGCCTGGAGGCGCTGGCGCGGATCATCCATCCGGAGCTGTTCCCGCAACCGGCCGGGGAGGGCCCGGTGCGGATCGCGCTGCGGCTCCCGGCGCTCGTGCGGTGA
- a CDS encoding iron ABC transporter permease produces the protein MSLRALSIASRRSRSVRIGLWVGLGLLLSGSLALGVALGPVPVPLVELGRILLREARDPTLTAIVWEVRLPRVLLLALTGAALAGAGAAYQGLFRNPLADPYLIGVAAGANLGALIAVAMNLSATAFGLLTLPVAAFLGGLLTVGLVIRLARIGGVVPLTALLLAGVAVGAILNALSLGLLMLMVGRVAPHRAWIWMLGGYALGGWPALRGAFPYVVTGLGLLLLLGRPLDVLQFGEEQAQQLGLPVERVKRLAIGAATLATAGAVAFTGIIGFVGLIAPHLARLIVGPRYPRVLPASMLLGASLLTLSDLLSRTLLPPQEIPLTILTAFLGGPFFLYLLGHTRRGAFF, from the coding sequence ATGTCGCTTCGCGCGCTTTCCATCGCCTCCCGGCGCTCCCGGTCCGTTCGGATCGGACTGTGGGTTGGCCTGGGGTTGCTCCTCAGCGGCAGCCTGGCCCTGGGGGTGGCCCTGGGCCCTGTTCCAGTTCCCCTGGTGGAGCTGGGTCGGATCCTCCTGAGGGAAGCCCGGGATCCAACCCTGACGGCCATCGTATGGGAGGTGCGGCTCCCCCGGGTGCTGCTCCTCGCCCTGACCGGCGCGGCGCTGGCCGGGGCCGGCGCCGCCTATCAGGGGTTGTTCCGCAACCCCCTGGCGGATCCCTATCTCATCGGGGTGGCGGCGGGGGCAAACCTGGGGGCGCTGATCGCCGTCGCCATGAACCTCTCGGCCACCGCCTTCGGGCTGCTGACGCTTCCCGTAGCCGCCTTTCTGGGGGGCCTGCTCACCGTGGGGCTGGTGATCCGCCTCGCCCGGATCGGAGGGGTGGTGCCGCTGACGGCGCTGCTGCTGGCCGGGGTCGCCGTGGGAGCCATCCTCAACGCCCTCAGCCTGGGTCTGTTGATGCTCATGGTCGGCCGGGTGGCCCCTCATCGGGCGTGGATCTGGATGCTGGGCGGCTACGCCCTGGGGGGCTGGCCGGCCCTCCGCGGCGCTTTCCCCTACGTGGTCACCGGCTTGGGCCTCCTGCTCCTCCTGGGACGCCCGCTGGATGTTCTCCAGTTTGGGGAGGAGCAGGCGCAGCAACTCGGGCTGCCGGTGGAGCGGGTGAAGCGGCTGGCCATTGGGGCTGCCACCCTCGCCACCGCCGGCGCCGTGGCCTTCACGGGGATCATCGGATTTGTCGGCCTGATCGCTCCGCACCTGGCCCGCCTGATCGTGGGACCCCGCTACCCACGGGTGCTCCCCGCCTCGATGTTGCTGGGAGCTTCCCTGCTCACTCTATCCGATCTCCTCTCCCGCACGCTCCTCCCACCCCAGGAGATCCCGCTGACGATCCTCACCGCCTTTCTGGGGGGACCCTTCTTTCTTTACCTGCTGGGTCATACCCGGCGAGGCGCCTTCTTCTGA
- a CDS encoding M2 family metallopeptidase, producing the protein MCPVIQALESFIEVHTRQVEPLIIAQSEAYWRFTTTGRKEDEEEYARLTAALRKVYADRQAFARLRQLMEAAGLLKDGAFTPNPEVPPLLARQARILYDDFRGLQIDLSLIDAITELEKEVEGAFNTFRATLRGRPVTDNQIRQILRNSTDLLLRREAWEASKQIGAQVAERLLRLVDLRNEGARQVGFDNFYTMSLTLAEQDEGELFRLLDQLDQRTRPLFAAYKAELDAELAHRFGVDLRELRPWHYSDPFFQEPPEVGDGVARFFEGRDPVALSRAFYSAIGLEIEDILARSDLHEREGKQQHAYCIHIDRKGDVRILANLQPDAYWAETMLHELGHAVYDKYIDRDLPFLLRTPAHILSTEAIAVLMGRLIHHPAWLRRYLNLDEETLQGTLPQALRRNRAKLLIFTRWVLVMAHFERALYQNPRQDLNRLWWDLVEEFQMVRRPEGRDAPDWAAKIHLSVAPVYYHNYLLGELAASQLLMTLRARIGEDEAWIASPETGRFLIQRYFRPGRSVDWNTLMVFATGYPLSPEPFARDLQA; encoded by the coding sequence ATGTGCCCGGTGATCCAGGCCCTGGAGTCCTTTATCGAGGTCCATACCCGCCAGGTGGAGCCCCTGATCATCGCCCAGTCGGAGGCTTACTGGCGCTTCACCACAACGGGACGGAAAGAGGACGAGGAGGAATACGCGCGGCTGACCGCTGCCCTCCGCAAGGTCTACGCCGATCGCCAGGCCTTCGCGCGGTTGCGCCAGTTGATGGAAGCCGCCGGTCTCCTGAAAGATGGCGCCTTCACCCCCAACCCGGAAGTTCCCCCTCTCCTCGCCCGCCAGGCCCGCATCCTCTACGACGACTTCCGCGGCCTCCAGATCGACCTTTCGCTGATCGATGCGATCACCGAGCTCGAGAAAGAAGTAGAGGGTGCATTCAATACGTTCCGGGCGACCCTGCGCGGCCGGCCGGTCACCGATAACCAGATCCGCCAGATCCTGCGGAATTCCACCGATCTCCTGTTGCGACGGGAGGCCTGGGAGGCCAGCAAACAGATCGGCGCCCAGGTGGCCGAACGGCTGCTCCGCCTGGTTGATCTCCGCAACGAAGGGGCCCGCCAGGTCGGCTTCGATAACTTCTACACGATGAGCCTGACCCTGGCGGAACAGGACGAGGGAGAACTGTTCCGACTCCTCGATCAGCTGGATCAACGCACGCGCCCTTTGTTCGCCGCCTATAAAGCCGAGCTCGACGCAGAGCTGGCCCATCGCTTCGGAGTCGACCTGCGAGAGCTGCGGCCCTGGCATTACAGCGATCCCTTCTTCCAGGAGCCCCCAGAAGTCGGCGATGGCGTGGCCCGCTTCTTCGAGGGGCGCGATCCCGTCGCCCTCTCCCGCGCCTTTTACAGCGCCATCGGGCTGGAGATCGAAGACATCCTGGCCCGGAGCGATCTTCACGAGCGGGAAGGGAAACAGCAGCACGCCTACTGCATCCACATCGACCGGAAAGGGGACGTGCGGATCCTGGCCAATCTCCAGCCCGATGCCTACTGGGCGGAGACGATGCTCCACGAGCTCGGGCACGCGGTCTACGATAAATACATCGACCGGGACCTCCCCTTCCTGCTGCGCACGCCGGCCCATATCCTCTCCACGGAGGCCATCGCCGTGCTGATGGGGCGTCTGATCCATCACCCCGCCTGGTTGCGACGCTATCTGAATCTCGACGAAGAAACCCTTCAGGGGACGCTCCCCCAGGCCCTCCGCCGCAACCGGGCCAAGCTGCTGATCTTCACCCGCTGGGTGCTGGTGATGGCTCACTTCGAGCGCGCCCTGTATCAGAACCCCCGTCAGGACCTCAACCGCCTGTGGTGGGATCTGGTGGAGGAATTCCAGATGGTCCGCCGTCCGGAGGGGCGGGATGCGCCCGACTGGGCGGCGAAGATCCATCTCAGCGTGGCCCCAGTGTATTACCACAATTATCTGCTGGGGGAATTGGCGGCCTCCCAGCTGCTGATGACTTTGCGGGCCCGGATCGGGGAGGATGAGGCCTGGATTGCCTCCCCGGAGACCGGGCGGTTCCTGATCCAGCGATATTTCCGACCCGGGCGATCGGTGGACTGGAACACCCTCATGGTCTTCGCGACCGGATACCCCCTCTCGCCGGAGCCGTTCGCGCGGGATCTTCAGGCTTAG
- a CDS encoding cytochrome c biogenesis CcdA family protein, whose product MDLALAFYAVITGMMATLNPCGMAVLPAYVGYALARTGGRLSVREAVRMGLAMAAGCTGLFVAAGFALAMGLRTLTRWSPFLGLGVGGILVLLALSRLVGRPWPLPGIPLEVRAGERSSRWTGFGFGVAYGLASLGCTLPLFLALVGFSLARRSSGEALLLILLYGLGMGVVLVALSLALALIGRPLARGLRRLAPVVETAGVLLLLGAGLYLVYYWGRILL is encoded by the coding sequence ATGGACCTTGCTCTGGCTTTCTATGCGGTGATCACCGGGATGATGGCCACCCTCAACCCATGCGGCATGGCGGTGCTTCCGGCCTATGTGGGTTATGCCCTGGCGCGGACGGGAGGGCGTCTTTCGGTGCGGGAGGCTGTCAGGATGGGGCTGGCGATGGCGGCCGGCTGCACCGGTCTGTTTGTGGCGGCGGGGTTCGCCCTGGCGATGGGCCTGAGAACCCTCACCCGCTGGTCCCCTTTCCTGGGCCTGGGGGTCGGCGGGATCCTGGTCCTTCTCGCCCTCTCCCGGCTCGTCGGGCGGCCCTGGCCCCTCCCCGGGATCCCTCTGGAAGTTCGTGCGGGGGAGCGCTCCTCCCGATGGACCGGGTTCGGCTTCGGGGTGGCGTATGGCCTCGCTTCCCTGGGGTGCACGCTTCCCCTCTTCTTAGCCCTGGTGGGGTTTTCGCTGGCCCGGCGGAGCAGTGGAGAGGCGCTCCTCCTGATCCTGCTGTATGGGCTGGGGATGGGGGTGGTGCTCGTCGCCCTCTCCCTGGCCCTGGCCCTGATTGGACGTCCGCTGGCCCGGGGGCTTCGCCGCCTGGCCCCCGTCGTGGAGACGGCCGGGGTGCTGCTCCTGCTGGGAGCCGGGCTTTATTTGGTTTACTATTGGGGGCGTATCCTTTTATGA
- a CDS encoding TlpA disulfide reductase family protein produces MKAPRWIGIGLGIGLVLVGCRGEAPAPDFTVPTLGGGTFTLSRALGEGKPVVLFFMAYWCGTCIPEARALARLHQSVGDRVVIVALDVDPTSTPEALMAFREAAGSPDYVWAFDRENAVALAYRVTRLDTTVIIDPRGRIVFRDEIPTSYETLAAQVARILPPASR; encoded by the coding sequence ATGAAAGCGCCCCGGTGGATCGGGATCGGGCTGGGGATCGGGCTGGTCCTCGTCGGGTGCAGGGGGGAGGCTCCCGCGCCGGATTTCACGGTGCCCACCCTGGGAGGGGGAACTTTTACGCTTTCCCGGGCCCTGGGCGAGGGCAAGCCGGTGGTGCTTTTCTTTATGGCCTACTGGTGCGGCACGTGCATTCCGGAGGCTCGAGCGCTGGCCCGCCTTCACCAGAGCGTGGGGGATCGGGTCGTGATCGTGGCCCTGGACGTGGATCCGACCAGCACCCCGGAGGCCCTGATGGCCTTCCGGGAGGCGGCGGGGAGCCCGGATTATGTATGGGCCTTCGATCGGGAGAACGCCGTGGCGCTGGCCTACCGGGTGACCCGGCTGGACACGACGGTGATCATCGATCCGAGGGGCCGGATCGTCTTCCGGGATGAGATCCCTACTTCGTATGAGACGCTGGCAGCCCAGGTGGCGCGGATCCTCCCGCCCGCCTCCCGTTAG
- the merB gene encoding organomercurial lyase, producing the protein MTGTPDLEHLAHRLMMELSGRGWALDRGPLFEAALQLLARGEPVPLERLAEAVGWPVKTVRAALEEDPAVEWDEARRLIGWGLTLRPTPFRLEWEGRSLWTWCALDTLLFPLCLQREARVEASCARTGQPIRFTISPAGIRAIEPVEAVLVLAAPGPGAGIRAAFCQRTVFLASPRLFQPGGPWDPVLALFSLPEAFRLAQRIMPYLRWEGGIGCCVAVPGPDLRSLSPSSLWCWPSLPKARFHPSGWHRGRMGGP; encoded by the coding sequence ATGACAGGAACCCCGGATCTGGAGCATCTGGCCCATCGGCTGATGATGGAGCTGAGCGGTCGTGGCTGGGCCCTGGACCGCGGGCCGCTGTTTGAGGCGGCGTTGCAGCTGCTCGCCCGCGGGGAGCCGGTCCCGCTGGAGCGCCTGGCGGAGGCGGTCGGATGGCCCGTAAAGACCGTCCGCGCGGCCCTGGAGGAGGACCCGGCGGTCGAATGGGATGAGGCCAGGCGGCTGATCGGCTGGGGCCTTACCCTCCGCCCTACGCCGTTCCGCCTGGAGTGGGAGGGACGGTCCCTATGGACTTGGTGCGCGCTGGACACCCTGCTCTTCCCGCTCTGCCTGCAGCGGGAGGCCCGGGTGGAGGCCTCGTGCGCGCGGACCGGACAGCCCATCCGTTTTACGATCTCCCCCGCGGGGATCCGGGCGATCGAGCCGGTGGAAGCCGTCCTGGTCCTGGCAGCCCCCGGGCCTGGAGCGGGCATCCGGGCGGCGTTCTGCCAGCGAACGGTTTTTCTCGCCTCGCCGCGCCTGTTCCAGCCCGGCGGTCCCTGGGATCCGGTCCTGGCGTTGTTCTCGCTTCCAGAGGCCTTCCGGCTGGCGCAGCGGATCATGCCCTATCTGCGATGGGAGGGAGGGATCGGTTGTTGCGTCGCCGTACCCGGGCCCGATCTTCGATCCCTATCCCCGTCCTCGCTCTGGTGCTGGCCATCCCTTCCCAAAGCCCGCTTTCATCCTTCTGGCTGGCACCGGGGCCGGATGGGTGGACCCTGA
- the merA gene encoding mercury(II) reductase — protein MPVRLNLEVQGMTCDDCARHVERVLRSVPGVLSAHVPHWSSGEAEAIAKGEVPASAIEEAVARAGYRARVRQSEPMDLPPPPAGDHRFDLMIIGGGSAAFAAAIRAAELGARVALVEAGTLGGTCVNVGCVPSKFLIRALEVYHRAGAHGFRGLATARGALNWAELIAQKEALVADMRREKYEEVLAAYPQITLIRGRARLAEGGAVVVNGTTYAPGRVILATGARPWVPPIPGLAEAGYLTSTEALSLRELPRSLIVVGANAVGLELAQVFARAGVAVTVLEALPRIVPFEEPEISAALQRALEDEGMVFHTGVKIIRVARSYGRYEVSFEKDGETRIVSAEQLLMATGRRPNTQDLGLEAVGVAVGPRGEIRINPYMQTSNPSIYAAGDCADLPMFVYVAAASGTVAAENALLGNHRMLDLSAVPRLTFTDPEVASVGWTEAQAREQGQTPKAILLSLDAVPRARIAFETHGVIKLIADAATDRLLGVHLVMPQAGEAIAAGLIALQAGYTVHDLGRTLFPYLTWSEGLRLAAQSFTRDVARLSCCAG, from the coding sequence ATGCCGGTTCGTCTGAATCTGGAGGTGCAGGGGATGACTTGCGACGATTGCGCCCGGCACGTGGAGCGGGTGCTGCGATCCGTGCCGGGGGTGCTTTCCGCCCATGTCCCCCACTGGTCCTCCGGGGAAGCGGAGGCCATCGCGAAGGGAGAGGTTCCCGCTTCCGCCATCGAGGAGGCGGTGGCTCGCGCCGGTTATCGGGCCCGTGTGCGGCAGTCCGAGCCCATGGACCTCCCTCCCCCGCCGGCCGGGGATCATCGCTTCGATCTGATGATCATCGGCGGGGGATCGGCCGCCTTCGCCGCGGCCATCCGCGCCGCCGAGCTGGGCGCCCGCGTGGCCCTCGTCGAGGCAGGGACTCTGGGTGGGACCTGCGTGAACGTGGGCTGCGTTCCGTCGAAGTTCTTGATCCGCGCCCTGGAGGTCTACCATCGGGCGGGCGCCCATGGCTTCCGGGGGTTGGCCACCGCCCGGGGGGCCCTGAACTGGGCAGAGCTGATCGCACAGAAAGAGGCCCTCGTCGCGGACATGCGCCGGGAGAAATATGAGGAGGTCCTGGCTGCCTATCCCCAGATCACCCTGATCCGGGGCCGCGCTCGCCTGGCCGAGGGCGGGGCGGTGGTGGTGAACGGCACGACCTATGCGCCGGGGCGGGTGATTCTGGCCACCGGTGCCCGGCCGTGGGTCCCGCCGATCCCCGGGCTGGCGGAGGCCGGGTATCTCACCAGTACTGAGGCCCTTTCCCTGCGGGAGCTGCCCCGCTCCCTGATCGTGGTCGGCGCCAACGCGGTGGGCCTGGAGCTGGCCCAGGTCTTCGCCCGGGCCGGCGTGGCGGTCACGGTCCTGGAGGCCCTGCCCCGCATCGTCCCCTTCGAGGAGCCGGAGATCAGCGCGGCCTTGCAACGGGCTCTGGAGGACGAGGGCATGGTCTTCCACACCGGCGTGAAGATCATCCGGGTGGCTCGCTCCTACGGCCGCTATGAGGTGTCTTTCGAGAAAGACGGGGAAACCCGCATCGTCTCCGCGGAGCAGCTGTTGATGGCCACCGGCCGCCGCCCGAACACCCAGGATCTGGGGCTAGAGGCAGTCGGGGTGGCGGTGGGGCCGAGGGGGGAGATCCGGATCAACCCCTATATGCAAACCTCGAATCCTTCGATCTACGCCGCCGGCGACTGCGCGGACCTGCCCATGTTCGTCTATGTCGCCGCGGCCAGCGGGACGGTAGCGGCGGAGAACGCCCTGCTGGGCAACCACCGGATGCTGGATCTGAGCGCTGTCCCCCGGTTGACATTCACGGATCCGGAGGTCGCCTCCGTCGGATGGACGGAGGCACAGGCGAGGGAACAGGGGCAGACTCCCAAGGCCATCCTGCTCTCGCTGGACGCGGTGCCGCGAGCGCGCATCGCCTTCGAGACCCATGGGGTGATCAAGCTGATAGCGGATGCAGCCACCGATCGGCTGCTGGGCGTCCATCTCGTGATGCCCCAGGCCGGGGAGGCCATCGCCGCCGGCCTGATCGCCCTCCAGGCGGGATACACGGTCCACGACCTCGGTCGCACCCTCTTCCCGTATCTCACCTGGTCGGAGGGCCTGCGGCTGGCGGCCCAATCGTTCACGCGGGATGTGGCCCGGCTGAGCTGCTGCGCGGGATAG
- a CDS encoding DUF512 domain-containing protein: MSSALFVPPEFCIPDRPRAQEPAGWIVHVDPDSWGARVGIQAGDLLLRVNGRPVEDVIDVHFYAAEDFVAVEILREGRRHVLSGPRAEGEPLGLTFAHPTFDIDIRRCNNLCTFCFVLQTPKGMRRTLYIKDDDYRYSFLYGHFVTLTNLTARDWRRIVEQRLSPLYISVHATDPEVRRRVLRNPRAPDIMAQLRWLADHGIEMHTQIVVTPGLNDGEHLERSVFDLATLWPQVRSVSVVPVGVTRFQRYGVRPHTVEEARQVLQAVHAWQRIFRRRLGVRFVYATDEWYLLTGRPVPSKAAYDGLRLQENGLGMVRDFLEDYRRVKRILRRRKIEGLAGRRATLATGTLFAPVLAWAARDFNACTGAALDVIPIVNTRLGETITVAGLLMAEDIITQLAARPLGDLVILPRIMFDHPAGVSLDDRTPLDIARALGRPIALADTMGDVLDALEGRARRVFYPDPEGIPVPAGSA; this comes from the coding sequence ATGTCTTCCGCCTTATTCGTCCCGCCGGAGTTCTGCATCCCGGACCGGCCCCGGGCGCAGGAGCCGGCCGGTTGGATCGTTCATGTGGACCCCGACAGCTGGGGCGCTCGCGTCGGGATCCAGGCGGGGGATCTTTTGCTGCGTGTCAACGGGCGCCCCGTGGAAGATGTGATCGATGTTCACTTCTACGCCGCGGAGGATTTCGTCGCCGTCGAGATCCTGCGGGAGGGGAGGCGACATGTCCTCAGCGGGCCCCGGGCGGAGGGAGAGCCCCTGGGGCTAACCTTTGCGCATCCGACCTTTGACATCGACATCCGGCGGTGCAACAACCTCTGCACCTTCTGTTTCGTGCTCCAGACGCCGAAGGGAATGCGCCGCACCCTTTACATCAAGGACGATGATTATCGCTACTCCTTCCTGTATGGGCACTTCGTCACGCTCACCAATCTCACGGCCCGCGACTGGCGGCGCATCGTGGAGCAGCGCCTGTCCCCTCTTTATATCTCTGTCCATGCCACGGATCCGGAGGTCCGGCGGCGGGTGTTACGGAATCCCCGCGCCCCCGACATCATGGCCCAGCTGCGCTGGCTGGCGGATCACGGCATCGAAATGCACACCCAGATCGTGGTCACGCCGGGCCTCAACGATGGGGAACATCTGGAGCGCAGCGTATTTGATCTGGCGACCCTCTGGCCCCAGGTGCGCTCCGTCAGCGTGGTCCCTGTGGGGGTGACCCGCTTCCAGCGTTACGGCGTGCGTCCCCACACGGTGGAAGAAGCCCGTCAGGTGCTGCAAGCGGTGCATGCCTGGCAGCGGATTTTCCGCCGTCGCCTGGGGGTTCGCTTCGTCTACGCCACGGACGAATGGTATCTCCTCACCGGGCGGCCGGTTCCCTCGAAGGCGGCTTACGATGGGCTCCGGCTTCAGGAGAACGGCCTGGGGATGGTGCGGGATTTCCTGGAGGACTACCGGCGGGTGAAACGGATCCTGCGCCGGCGGAAGATCGAGGGCCTTGCCGGACGTCGGGCGACCCTGGCGACTGGCACCCTGTTTGCGCCGGTTCTGGCCTGGGCCGCCAGGGATTTCAACGCCTGCACCGGGGCGGCCCTGGACGTGATCCCGATTGTGAACACGCGGTTGGGGGAAACGATCACGGTGGCGGGCCTGCTGATGGCGGAGGACATCATCACCCAGCTCGCTGCCCGGCCGCTTGGAGATCTGGTGATCCTCCCCCGCATCATGTTCGATCATCCAGCAGGGGTCTCCCTCGATGACCGCACGCCCCTGGACATCGCCCGCGCGCTGGGTCGCCCGATCGCCCTGGCGGACACCATGGGCGACGTCCTGGATGCCCTGGAAGGGCGCGCCCGTCGTGTCTTCTATCCCGATCCAGAGGGCATTCCCGTGCCAGCCGGGTCGGCATAA
- a CDS encoding DUF711 family protein: protein MRIRAVTVFIAWDPRELARAGALAQAAREALTRAGYEVQTMRLALPPLEDSMKAADFLRQAREWEAMAREAGFDYLSLGPLGSLALEIPRLFAETERTFAAIRLADRDAVWVAARIIRENAAVAPDGFANLRFAALAGVPPLCPFFPAAYHDGGPLAIALATEAADLAVETARAARDPGAAQAMLQAQVEASGRHLAHLLRPVAAAFSARFAGIDFSLAPFPEPERSIGAAIELLSGVPFGESGTLTAVAGLAAAVQGADFPRTGFCGIMLPVLEDAILAQRAAEHRFQLRDLLLYSTVCGTGLDTLPLPGSVPEEKLARVLEDLRALSVRLGKPLTARLMPIPGREPGDPVRFDFAYLAPSAVMPI from the coding sequence ATGCGCATCCGCGCCGTGACGGTTTTCATTGCGTGGGACCCGCGGGAGCTGGCGCGGGCGGGAGCCCTGGCGCAGGCCGCGCGCGAGGCCCTCACCCGCGCCGGTTACGAAGTCCAGACGATGCGCCTGGCGTTGCCGCCCCTGGAGGATTCCATGAAAGCGGCGGATTTTCTCCGTCAGGCCCGGGAGTGGGAGGCGATGGCGCGGGAGGCCGGGTTCGATTACCTGAGCCTGGGCCCCCTGGGGTCGCTGGCGTTGGAGATCCCTCGCCTGTTTGCCGAGACGGAGCGGACCTTTGCCGCCATCCGGCTGGCGGATCGCGATGCCGTATGGGTGGCGGCGCGGATCATTCGGGAGAACGCCGCGGTGGCTCCCGATGGGTTCGCCAACCTCCGGTTCGCCGCGCTGGCGGGCGTCCCTCCCCTGTGCCCGTTCTTCCCGGCGGCTTATCACGACGGCGGGCCGTTGGCCATCGCCCTGGCGACCGAGGCGGCGGATCTGGCCGTGGAAACCGCCCGCGCCGCCCGGGATCCGGGGGCGGCCCAGGCCATGCTGCAGGCTCAGGTGGAAGCGAGCGGCCGCCATCTGGCCCATCTCCTCCGCCCCGTTGCCGCCGCTTTCTCCGCCCGCTTCGCGGGGATCGATTTCTCCCTGGCCCCTTTTCCGGAGCCGGAGCGCAGCATCGGGGCCGCCATCGAGCTCCTCAGCGGCGTTCCTTTCGGCGAGAGCGGGACCCTGACGGCCGTGGCCGGGTTGGCGGCAGCGGTGCAGGGGGCGGATTTCCCCCGGACCGGTTTCTGTGGGATCATGCTACCGGTTCTCGAGGATGCGATCCTGGCCCAGCGGGCGGCGGAGCACCGTTTCCAGCTCAGGGATCTGCTGCTTTATTCCACGGTGTGCGGGACCGGGCTGGATACCCTTCCCTTACCCGGATCCGTTCCGGAGGAGAAGCTGGCGCGAGTGCTGGAGGACCTGCGCGCGCTCAGTGTTCGTCTGGGGAAGCCCCTCACCGCTCGGCTGATGCCGATCCCGGGCCGGGAACCAGGGGATCCCGTCCGGTTCGATTTCGCCTATCTCGCGCCATCGGCGGTGATGCCGATTTGA